From a region of the Sesamum indicum cultivar Zhongzhi No. 13 linkage group LG3, S_indicum_v1.0, whole genome shotgun sequence genome:
- the LOC105159149 gene encoding F-box protein At1g47056-like produces MGQSASVSRPRFSKSATVISPPAIDTVSASPGGVMSDLDDAVAGEDYTLNLPDECLACIFQSLSAGDRKRSSLVCRRWLTVEGQSRHRLSLNAQSQLVNVVPGLFSRFDAVTKLALKCDRRSVSIGDDALILISLKCRNLTRLKLRACRELTDEGVAVFAENCKNLQKFSCGSCTFGAKGMNALLQNCAFLEELSVKRLRGITDGVAAEPIGPGKAAGALKMICLKDLYNGQCFGPLIAGATSLRSLKLFRCSGDWDKLLEVIADTVNGLVEVHLERLQVSDLGLSALSHCTNLEILHLVKTPECTNIGLMMIAEKCKSLRKLRIDGWKTNRISDDGLIAVATHCPILQELVLIGVNPTHLSIEKLATNCQNLERLALCGSETVGDAEISCIAAKCIALKKLCIKNCPISDHGMEALAGGCPNLVKVKVKKCRGVTSEGTDWLRSSRGSLAVNLDAVEPDLPDVGINEQEIGGADIPPIDGLNGEVNVASNSTGRSTSFKMRLGSFSGRSLVACTFRRWSSFGGRFRNNLGGSNAD; encoded by the coding sequence ATGGGCCAGTCAGCTTCTGTGTCGAGGCCCAGATTCTCCAAGTCCGCCACCGTGATCTCCCCGCCGGCGATAGACACGGTTTCGGCAAGTCCTGGTGGCGTTATGTCCGACTTGGATGACGCCGTCGCTGGAGAGGACTACACTTTGAATCTCCCAGATGAATGCTTGGCCTGTATTTTCCAGTCACTTTCCGCCGGGGACCGGAAACGCTCCTCCTTGGTTTGCCGCCGTTGGTTGACAGTCGAGGGGCAGAGCCGCCACCGTCTCTCGCTCAACGCACAGTCGCAGCTCGTTAACGTCGTTCCGGGATTGTTCTCTCGCTTCGATGCGGTTACTAAGCTAGCCCTAAAATGTGACCGCAGATCTGTTAGCATTGGCGACGATGCGCTGATTCTGATCTCGCTCAAATGCAGGAATCTCACGAGATTGAAGCTTCGGGCCTGCCGCGAGCTCACCGATGAAGGGGTGGCTGTTTTCGCGGAGAATTGCAAGAACTTGCAGAAATTTTCTTGTGGGTCTTGCACCTTTGGGGCTAAAGGGATGAATGCCTTACTCCAAAATTGTGCTTTTCTTGAGGAACTGTCCGTTAAGCGGTTGCGTGGCATTACTGATGGGGTTGCAGCTGAACCCATTGGGCCAGGAAAGGCTGCCGGAGCTTTGAAAATGATTTGTCTAAAGGATCTTTACAACGGGCAGTGCTTCGGGCCGCTGATTGCTGGGGCAACGAGTTTGAGGAGTTTGAAGTTGTTTAGGTGTTCTGGGGATTGGGATAAGTTGCTTGAAGTCATTGCTGATACAGTTAATGGGCTTGTGGAGGTTCACTTGGAGAGGCTTCAGGTTAGTGATCTTGGTCTCTCGGCTCTTTCACATTGTACAAATCTTGAAATACTGCACTTGGTAAAAACACCTGAGTGTACGAACATTGGACTGATGATGATCGCTGAGAAATGTAAGTCGCTTAGGAAGCTCCGTATTGATGGATGGAAAACTAATAGAATAAGTGACGATGGATTAATTGCTGTTGCTACTCATTGCCCTATTTTGCAAGAATTGGTTTTAATCGGTGTGAATCCTACGCATTTGAGTATAGAGAAGTTGGCTacaaattgtcaaaatttggaAAGGTTAGCATTGTGTGGGAGCGAAACTGTGGGAGATGCAGAGATCTCGTGCATTGCTGCAAAATGTATTGCGTTGAAGAAGTTATGCATAAAAAATTGTCCAATCTCGGATCATGGCATGGAAGCATTGGCTGGTGGCTGTCCTAATCTGGTGAAGGTTAAGGTTAAAAAGTGTCGTGGGGTGACCTCAGAGGGAACTGATTGGTTGAGGTCAAGTAGAGGTTCACTTGCAGTGAATTTGGATGCCGTTGAGCCTGACCTGCCTGATGTAGGCATTAACGAGCAGGAAATTGGTGGTGCTGATATTCCACCAATTGATGGCCTAAATGGGGAGGTTAATGTTGCATCAAACAGTACCGGGAGGTCAACATCTTTTAAGATGAGGTTAGGGTCTTTTTCAGGGAGGAGCTTGGTGGCTTGCACCTTCAGAAGGTGGTCAAGCTTTGGTGGCAGGTTCCGTAATAACTTGGGAGGAAGCAACGCTGATTAG
- the LOC105159146 gene encoding protein RER1A-like, with product MNMGGGAGVADDNTAPSAVTQFSHAVWRRYQHLLDKSTPLVLYRWIFLAAIAFVYALRVYLLQGFYIITYGLGIYILQLLIAFLSPQVDPEIQELTDGPSLPTRGSDEFRPFVRRLPEFKFWHSLAKAFFFALVLTFFSAFDVPVFWPILLFYWLVLFISTMKRQIMHMVKYKYVPFTFGKQRYAGKKAAPADETNSGRP from the exons atgaatatgGGTGGCGGAGCAGGCGTTGCCGACGACAATACCGCGCCGTCTGCCGTCACGCAATTCAGCCACGCGGTCTGGCGGCGGTACCAGCACTTGCTGGACAAATCGACGCCCCTGGTGCTGTACCGATGGATCTTTCTAGCGGCGATCGCCTTCGTATACGCGCTGCGCGTCTACCTACTGCAGGGGTTCTATATCATCACGTACGGCCTGGGAATCTACATCCTTCAACTGCTGATTGCGTTTCTGTCGCCGCAGGTGGACCCCGAGATCCAGGAGCTGACTGATGGCCCCTCCCTCCCCACGCGCGGTTCCGACGAGTTCCGCCCCTTCGTCCGCCGCCTCCCCGAGTTTAAGTTCTG GCATTCGCTGGCAAAGGCTTTCTTCTTTGCTCTTGTGCTGACATTCTTCAGCGCCTTTGACGTGCCTGTTTTTTGGCCAATTCTGCTATTCTATTGGTTGGTTCTGTTCATTTCAACAATGAAGAGGCAAATAATGCATAtggttaaatataaatatgtccCTTTCACGTTTGGGAAGCAG CGTTACGCCGGGAAGAAGGCAGCTCCAGCCGATGAGACAAACAGTGGCAGGCCTTAA
- the LOC105159145 gene encoding transcription factor EMB1444-like, with translation MEGGLPMLNCLLQHTLRSLCACSDSSTPSKWVYAVFWRILPRNYPPPKWDHGGGMLDRAKGNKRNWILVWEDGFCDFSECERAGNGYGKGMFGADLFFKMTHEVYSFGEGLVGKVASDNSHKWVFRDSSTENDPNFISSWNVTIDPQPRAWEAQFSSGIETIAIISVREGAIQLGSFHKVVEDLNMVLSIKRKFSYIQSIPGIYTIQRPYLPVQNPNNFNHDNPHGLMQTNGALSGFDDKQQMIGLKRQNYEKSDDSPTTSIYLGYNGTQSGYSGALPLWSIPPLLPSIPYNLGAFFSKIPSVPVPYYAPGVIDHENTLLNSTDHEYRATFDEIPAVYVKVEETPCVQEEEGEEEKPRTLNQ, from the exons ATGGAAGGTGGGCTTCCCATGCTTAACTGCTTGCTGCAGCATACACTCAGAAGCCTCTGTGCATGTTCAGATTCTTCCACCCCTTCAAAGTGGGTTTATGCAGTCTTTTGGAGAATCCTTCCAAGAAATTATCCACCTCCAAA GTGGGATCATGGAGGAGGCATGCTTGATCGAGCTAAGGGAAACAAGAGGAACTg GATTCTTGTGTGGGAAGATGGCTTCTGTGACTTTTCTGAGTGTGAAAGAGCTGGAAATGGATATGGAAAGGGGATGTTTGGTGCTGatcttttcttcaaaatgaCCCACGAAGTCTACAGTTTTGGAGAAGG ATTGGTGGGAAAAGTTGCCTCAGATAACAGCCATAAATGGGTGTTTAGAGATAGCTCAACAGAGAATGATCCCAACTTTATTTCTTCATGGAATGTAACCATTGATCCT CAACCAAGAGCATGGGAAGCTCAGTTCAGTTCAGGCATTGAG ACAATAGCAATTATATCAGTGAGAGAAGGTGCCATCCAACTAGGCTCATTTCATAAG GTTGTTGAAGACCTCAACATGGTACTGAGCATAAAAAGAAAGTTCAGCTACATACAGAGCATACCGGGGATATACACCATACAGAGGCCGTACCTACCTGTCCAGAATCCTAACAACTTTAATCACGACAATCCCCATGGACTAATGCAAACGAACGGAGCATTGTCTGGATTTGATGATAAGCAACAAATGATAGGTTTGAAAAGGCAAAACTACGAGAAATCAGATGATTCACCTACTACGTCCATCTACTTAGGGTACAACGGCACACAGAGTGGCTATTCCGGAGCACTGCCATTGTGGTCTATTCCACCGCTTTTGCCCTCCATACCCTACAACCTTGGAGCATTTTTCTCCAAGATTCCTTCGGTTCCAGTACCATATTACGCTCCCGGAGTCATTGATCATGAAAACACATTGCTCAATAGCACAGATCATGAATACCGTGCGACATTTGATGAAATCCCGGCTGTTTATGTTAAGGTGGAAGAGACACCCTGTGTACAGGAAGAGGAAGGTGAAGAAGAAAAGCCAAGAACCTTGAACCAGTAA